The genomic DNA GAGCAGGTCTTCGTCGTATCTGCCTCGAAGGATCGGGCTCGTGAATGCGCGGTTGGCGAGAGCATCCACTCGCCGGATCGCCTCTGGAGAGGTGTCGTGCACGCCGCGTGGCACATGGAAGTTCAGTGTCACCGACACATCAGGACTGTTGGTCGCCGCATGCCGAATTTCAGGAACCGCCAGCCCGTGCGCGAGGTTGAGGTGGTGTACGGCGGCGAGCGCGTCGGCACCCGATGTGCGCCCGGGAGCATGGGCGCCGGACCCATACCCGAGATACGCCGAGCACCAGGGCTCATTCAGCGTGGTCCATATGTGAACCCGATCACCGAGCTGCTCCACAGTGCGTGCCGCGTACTCGGCGAAGCGCAGCGCTGTGTCGCGCACCGGCCAGCCGCCGGCATCCTCGAGCTCTTGGGGCAGGTCCCAGTGGTAGAGCGTCGCGATAGGTCGGATGCCGCGCGCCAGCAGGCCATCGATGAGTTTGGAGTAAAACCGCACACCCTCGGCATTCACCGGCCCTCGACCGGTCGACTGAAGGCGCGGCCATGCGATCGAGAAGCGATAGGCCTGCAGGCCCATATCCGCCATGATGTCGAGGTCGCTTTCCCACCGGTGAAAGTGGTCGTCGGCGACGTCTCCCGTATCCCCGTTCCACGTGCGACCGGGAGTGTGACTGAACGTGTCCCAGATCGACGGCCCACGACCGCCCTCGTTGACGGCACCCTCGACCTGATAGCTCGCCGTCGCAGATCCGATGATGAAGTCGGCGGGAAAGCTCATACCAGGACGACCGTGGTGGCTTTCGGACTCGGTTATGCCCATGACACTTCAGCCTTTCCCTCGCTCGATAGTGCAGTGTAAACACCGGAAGAGGTGCGAACCCGAAGACTCCACTCGGTATCGACATCAGCCGACACGTTCGCTTTGCCGTCAGACCAGATGACCTCGAACTGTCCGCGAGTGCCCTCGGGAGTCGTCACGACGACGTCACGGCGGCCAGACTCGGCAGTTGGGTACAGCTCCAGCACAAGTCCGTCGAGATAGTCGTAGTCAGGTCGATCATCGCGGCCGCCCCTCGCGAGCACCGCACCATCCCGCACATACAGCGGGAGGCTCGCATAGCCGTGCTGCTCTCGTATCCAACGGCCGCCAGCCACCCTTTCGCCTGAGATCAGGTGTGTCCATCCGCCCTCCGGCAGATAAAAAGAGACGTCACCGGTGGCACTGAAGACGGGCGCGACGAGCAGGTCGTCACCGAGCATGTACTGAGCATCCAGGTAGCTGACGGCGGGCTCGTCGGGGAAGGCGAGGGCCATCGGTCGCATGACAGGCAGGCCACGTTCATGAGCCGCCTCACCGGCCGCGTACAACATCGGCATCAGCGAGAGCTTCAGGCGCGTGAAGTAGCGCGTGATCTCCACAGCCTCGTCGTCGAAGGCCCAGGGCACTCGATATGAATCGCTACCGTGCAGCCGCGAATGGCTCGACAACAGGCCGAATGCCACCCACCGCTTGAAGACACCGGCATCCGGTGTCCCCTCGAACCCGCCGATATCGTGACTCCAGAAACCGAAGCCCGACATCGCAAGCGAAAGCCCGCCGCGGAGTGTCTCGGCCATCGACTCGTAGGTCGACGTCGAGTCTCCGCCCCAGTGCACGGGCATCCGCTGTCCGCCGGCGGTCGCGGCCCGCGCAAACACGACAGCTTCACCCTCGCCGCGGTAGTTCTCGAGCAGGTCAAAAACGGCTTCGTTGTAGCGCTGGGCGTAGAGATTGTGCATCGCTTCGGGGTCGCGATCGTCAAAATATCTGACGTCCGTCGGGATTCGCTCACCGAAATCGGTCTTGAAGCAGTCGACACCCTGATCAAGCAGCGCCTTGAGC from Microbacterium endophyticum includes the following:
- a CDS encoding GH1 family beta-glucosidase; this encodes MGITESESHHGRPGMSFPADFIIGSATASYQVEGAVNEGGRGPSIWDTFSHTPGRTWNGDTGDVADDHFHRWESDLDIMADMGLQAYRFSIAWPRLQSTGRGPVNAEGVRFYSKLIDGLLARGIRPIATLYHWDLPQELEDAGGWPVRDTALRFAEYAARTVEQLGDRVHIWTTLNEPWCSAYLGYGSGAHAPGRTSGADALAAVHHLNLAHGLAVPEIRHAATNSPDVSVTLNFHVPRGVHDTSPEAIRRVDALANRAFTSPILRGRYDEDLLADTVGVTDWGFVHDEDLAAIHQPIDVLGVNYYSTVTVRMWDGVSPREQNDGHKMVGGSPWPGGDSIEFLAQDGPFTDMGWNIAPDGLEDLLVHLHEEFPDQPLMITENGAAFPDDLVVIGSEKRVVDSERVDYLQRHFAAAERAISRGVDLRGYLVWSLLDNFEWGYGYAKRFGIVYVDFDTQQRVLKDSARWLRQLLADRREATQKDAAS